A genomic segment from Flavobacterium inviolabile encodes:
- a CDS encoding GNAT family N-acetyltransferase: MTIKQLDKTEPLPYDLLYLADPSKAMIDSYIHQSFVFVMYAGTAAVGVYVLFPIDTATAEIKNIAVQEACQQKGIGKQLLDHAAGEARKKGFRTIQIATGNSSIGQLYLYQKQGFDIFNIEKDFFTTNYKEPIYENGIKCRHLIRLSKEL, encoded by the coding sequence ATGACCATAAAACAGCTGGATAAGACCGAACCGCTGCCGTATGATTTATTATACCTGGCCGATCCGTCAAAAGCAATGATTGACAGTTATATCCATCAGTCGTTTGTATTTGTCATGTATGCCGGAACGGCCGCCGTTGGAGTTTATGTACTGTTTCCCATAGATACCGCAACGGCAGAGATCAAAAACATAGCCGTACAGGAAGCCTGTCAGCAAAAAGGAATTGGAAAGCAGCTGCTTGACCATGCCGCCGGAGAAGCCCGGAAAAAAGGTTTTCGGACCATTCAAATTGCTACCGGCAATTCCAGCATCGGTCAGCTGTATTTATACCAGAAACAGGGATTTGACATTTTTAATATTGAAAAAGACTTCTTCACCACAAACTATAAAGAGCCTATTTATGAAAACGGGATTAAGTGCAGACACCTTATCCGGCTTTCAAAAGAACTATAA
- a CDS encoding retropepsin-like aspartic protease gives MKHYLCLLLLCFIPFTTTAQQFTFNQGGTSQKDYHAEIAYENVNNKIIIPVVIQNKTYRFLLDTGAPCIITKKLYDHLKPAVLTNANITDANGTIDSLKMVSLPEVTLGNIAFNDVPALVSDNKLISECMNIDGFIGSNMLRNSILHLSSTKQTIVITDNHSKLNLNKKHASKLILVDNQSSPYITIELRNKKSAREQLLFDTGMNNLYDMSLRAYDIFKNENLFTNTQEGYGNATIGIFGNAGGTKNYRFTIPEIKINGIPFKNATVETTSDQNSRFGAELLNHGIVTIDYKNKYFYFEPFRESYDLKEKQFGFKPTIVNDKLVVGIIWDDAIRGTVGIGDEIVQIDDINYENIDHCYIVTQPSPLKNKDSATVTFRNSAEDLTKLTLNKN, from the coding sequence ATGAAACATTACCTATGCCTCCTGTTGCTATGCTTCATTCCATTTACAACCACTGCCCAGCAGTTTACCTTTAACCAGGGCGGAACCAGTCAAAAGGATTATCATGCGGAGATTGCATACGAAAATGTAAACAATAAGATTATCATACCGGTTGTCATCCAGAATAAAACCTATCGTTTCCTGCTGGATACCGGTGCGCCCTGCATTATCACAAAAAAACTATATGACCATCTCAAACCGGCAGTGCTTACCAATGCCAATATTACAGATGCCAACGGAACAATCGACAGCCTGAAAATGGTTTCTTTACCGGAAGTCACCTTGGGCAATATTGCCTTTAATGATGTTCCGGCTTTGGTTAGCGACAACAAACTGATTTCCGAATGCATGAACATTGATGGATTCATCGGCAGTAACATGCTGCGAAATTCCATCCTGCATCTTTCTTCTACAAAGCAAACCATTGTCATAACCGACAATCATTCCAAATTAAACCTGAATAAAAAACACGCTTCAAAATTAATACTCGTGGACAATCAGAGCAGTCCGTATATTACCATTGAGCTTCGAAATAAAAAAAGTGCCAGAGAACAGCTTTTATTCGATACCGGTATGAACAATTTATACGATATGTCACTAAGAGCCTATGATATTTTTAAAAATGAAAACCTCTTTACCAATACACAGGAAGGCTATGGCAATGCCACCATCGGTATTTTTGGCAATGCCGGCGGTACCAAAAATTACCGCTTTACCATTCCGGAAATAAAAATTAACGGTATTCCTTTTAAAAACGCAACTGTTGAAACCACCAGCGATCAAAACTCCAGATTTGGTGCCGAACTGCTCAATCACGGTATCGTAACCATCGATTATAAGAACAAATACTTCTATTTTGAGCCTTTCAGGGAAAGCTATGACCTAAAGGAAAAACAATTTGGTTTCAAGCCCACTATCGTTAATGACAAATTAGTCGTGGGGATTATCTGGGACGATGCCATAAGAGGAACCGTGGGCATTGGTGACGAAATCGTTCAGATTGACGACATCAACTACGAGAACATCGATCATTGTTATATTGTGACCCAACCTTCACCATTAAAGAATAAAGATTCCGCTACAGTAACTTTTAGAAACAGCGCAGAAGACTTAACAAAGCTGACCTTAAACAAAAACTAA
- a CDS encoding carboxymuconolactone decarboxylase family protein: MDIRINLSQVEPEAYKIMYAFEKYLSSSKLTTTHKELIKIRASQINGCAFCINMHTKDARKAGETEQRIYALNAWRDTPFFTEEEQAILALTEEMTLIQHHVSDATFKRAQEALKDDNYLAQVMFAIVTINSWNRIAIASGLQPERD, from the coding sequence ATGGACATTAGAATAAACCTTAGTCAGGTAGAACCGGAAGCATATAAAATAATGTATGCCTTTGAAAAATATTTAAGCAGTTCCAAACTGACCACTACCCACAAAGAGCTGATAAAAATCCGAGCTTCCCAGATTAACGGCTGTGCATTCTGCATTAACATGCACACCAAAGATGCCCGAAAAGCCGGCGAAACGGAACAACGGATTTATGCATTGAATGCCTGGAGAGACACGCCTTTCTTTACCGAAGAAGAGCAGGCTATTTTAGCATTAACGGAAGAAATGACCCTGATCCAGCACCATGTATCGGATGCTACCTTTAAAAGAGCACAGGAGGCTTTAAAAGACGACAACTATCTTGCCCAGGTGATGTTTGCCATAGTAACCATTAACAGCTGGAACCGGATTGCGATTGCAAGTGGTTTGCAGCCCGAAAGAGACTAA
- the fahA gene encoding fumarylacetoacetase: MPISANDPNRKSWLHVSENSDFPIQNIPFGVFITKDDVVTIGTRIGDFAIDMGALQQLGYFEGIELTDDMFMQDTLNDFISDGKKTWRLVRNRLAEIFDAVNPQLRDNEAHKEVVIFNVNDIEMQLPVLIGDYTDFYSSKEHATNVGKMFRDPDNALLPNWLHIPVGYHGRSSTIVPSGIPIHRPMGQTLPNGETQPIFGPSRTVDFELETAFITTDANIMGENIPVGETEDYIFGMVLLNDWSARDIQKWEYVPLGPFLAKNFASSISPWIVTLDALEPFRVASPVQEPAPLPYLQQTGDHAFDINLEVLIAPENAEATSVSKSNFKYMYWTMSQQLAHHTINGCRVNSGDMMGSGTISGPTEDSFGSMLELTWGGKNPIKMNDGSERKFINDGDTVIMKGYCQNNNVRIGFGEVSSKLLPAFERK, encoded by the coding sequence ATGCCTATAAGTGCCAATGACCCTAACAGAAAATCGTGGTTACACGTCTCTGAAAACAGCGATTTCCCAATCCAAAATATTCCATTTGGAGTTTTCATAACAAAAGACGATGTCGTAACCATAGGAACTCGTATTGGTGATTTTGCGATCGATATGGGAGCCTTACAACAATTAGGGTACTTTGAAGGAATAGAATTAACAGACGATATGTTCATGCAGGATACGCTGAACGACTTTATCTCCGATGGAAAAAAAACATGGCGATTGGTTCGTAATCGCCTGGCTGAAATTTTTGATGCCGTAAATCCGCAATTAAGAGATAATGAAGCGCACAAAGAAGTTGTGATTTTCAATGTTAACGATATTGAAATGCAATTGCCGGTTTTAATCGGTGATTATACCGATTTCTATTCCAGTAAAGAACATGCTACCAATGTTGGTAAAATGTTCCGTGATCCGGACAATGCCTTATTGCCAAACTGGCTTCACATTCCGGTGGGTTACCACGGAAGAAGTTCAACGATAGTTCCTTCCGGAATCCCGATTCACCGCCCGATGGGACAAACCCTTCCAAACGGGGAAACACAACCGATATTCGGACCTTCCCGTACGGTGGATTTCGAATTGGAAACCGCTTTCATCACAACCGATGCCAATATCATGGGTGAAAATATCCCTGTTGGTGAAACCGAAGACTATATCTTTGGTATGGTTTTACTAAACGACTGGAGTGCCCGTGACATCCAGAAATGGGAATATGTGCCGCTGGGACCATTCTTAGCGAAAAACTTTGCCTCTTCCATCTCTCCGTGGATTGTAACCTTAGATGCTTTGGAACCTTTCCGCGTGGCAAGTCCTGTACAGGAACCGGCTCCGCTGCCTTATTTACAGCAAACCGGCGATCATGCTTTCGATATTAACCTGGAAGTATTAATTGCACCGGAAAATGCAGAAGCAACCAGCGTTAGTAAATCCAACTTCAAATACATGTACTGGACAATGAGTCAGCAGCTGGCACACCACACCATCAACGGTTGCCGTGTGAATTCAGGTGATATGATGGGTTCCGGTACTATTTCCGGTCCAACAGAAGACAGTTTCGGTTCGATGCTGGAATTAACCTGGGGCGGAAAAAACCCGATTAAAATGAATGACGGTTCCGAGCGTAAATTTATCAATGACGGCGATACTGTAATCATGAAAGGATACTGCCAGAATAACAATGTAAGAATCGGATTCGGAGAAGTTTCCAGTAAACTGCTTCCCGCTTTCGAAAGAAAATAG
- the glyA gene encoding serine hydroxymethyltransferase, whose amino-acid sequence MQRDEQIFDLILEEQDRQIHGLELIASENFVSDQVMEAAGSVLTNKYAEGYPGKRYYGGCEVVDVIEQIAIDRAKALFGAAYVNVQPHSGSQANTAVFAACLKPGDKILGFDLSHGGHLTHGSPVNFSGKLYNPVFYGVEQETGMLNYDKIQEIATKEQPKLIIAGASAYSRDMDFARFRAIADSVGAILMADISHPAGLIAKGLMNDPVPHCHIITTTTHKTLRGPRGGMIMMGNDFENPFGIKTPKGEIRMMSSLLDGAVFPGNQGGPLEHIIAAKAVAFGEALTDEFFTYAMQVQKNAKAMAAAFVKRGYNIISGGTDNHMMLIDLRNKNISGKEAENALVKAEITVNKNMVPFDDKSPFVTSGIRVGTPAVTTRGLVEADMETIVALIDKVIMNHTNEEILEEVADEVNDMMSERAMFVF is encoded by the coding sequence ATGCAACGCGACGAACAAATTTTCGACTTAATTCTTGAAGAACAAGATAGACAAATTCACGGACTGGAACTTATTGCTTCTGAGAATTTCGTGAGTGATCAGGTAATGGAAGCAGCGGGTTCTGTTTTAACAAATAAATATGCAGAAGGATATCCCGGAAAAAGATACTATGGCGGATGTGAAGTAGTGGATGTTATTGAGCAGATTGCGATAGACAGAGCGAAGGCTTTGTTTGGAGCGGCTTATGTGAATGTACAACCGCATTCCGGTTCTCAGGCCAATACAGCTGTTTTTGCTGCCTGTTTAAAACCGGGTGACAAAATATTAGGTTTTGACCTTTCACACGGTGGTCACTTAACACACGGTTCACCGGTTAATTTCTCCGGAAAATTATACAATCCTGTATTTTACGGAGTAGAGCAGGAAACAGGAATGCTGAACTATGATAAAATTCAGGAAATTGCTACGAAAGAGCAGCCTAAATTGATCATTGCAGGTGCTTCTGCGTATTCCCGCGATATGGATTTTGCGCGTTTCAGAGCAATTGCAGACAGCGTTGGGGCTATTTTAATGGCGGATATTTCACATCCTGCCGGATTAATCGCGAAAGGATTAATGAATGACCCGGTTCCGCATTGTCATATTATTACAACTACGACACACAAAACATTAAGAGGTCCGAGAGGAGGAATGATCATGATGGGGAACGATTTTGAGAACCCATTCGGAATCAAGACACCTAAAGGAGAAATCAGAATGATGTCGTCTTTATTGGACGGAGCTGTTTTCCCTGGAAATCAGGGCGGACCGTTAGAGCATATCATTGCCGCTAAAGCGGTTGCTTTTGGTGAAGCTTTAACCGATGAGTTTTTCACTTATGCAATGCAGGTACAAAAGAATGCCAAAGCGATGGCTGCTGCCTTTGTGAAAAGAGGGTATAACATCATTTCCGGAGGAACGGACAATCACATGATGTTAATTGACCTGAGAAATAAGAATATTTCCGGTAAAGAGGCTGAAAATGCTTTGGTAAAAGCGGAAATTACCGTTAATAAAAACATGGTTCCTTTTGATGATAAATCACCATTTGTAACCTCTGGTATCCGTGTGGGAACTCCTGCCGTTACTACCCGTGGATTGGTGGAAGCCGATATGGAAACAATTGTTGCTTTGATTGATAAGGTAATTATGAACCATACAAACGAAGAGATTCTTGAAGAAGTTGCCGACGAAGTAAACGATATGATGAGCGAAAGAGCGATGTTCGTTTTTTAA
- a CDS encoding Crp/Fnr family transcriptional regulator, with the protein MFEQLFLHIKKSVSLTAEDENIIKTYFSSKDIAKKDFLLQEGSLCKYNYFIVKGCFRLYIITENGREQVIQFGLENWWITDYVSFSSGQPSKFYIQALERSEVLYYSKEKEEELFLRVPKIESYFRKNLERAYTASLIRIQYIFALSGEERYSQFAKLYPGFIQRVPQYMLASFLGLTPEYLSEIRKKNTK; encoded by the coding sequence ATGTTTGAACAACTTTTTCTTCATATTAAAAAATCCGTATCCCTTACTGCTGAAGACGAAAACATCATAAAAACGTATTTCAGTTCCAAAGATATTGCCAAAAAAGACTTTCTGCTACAGGAAGGCAGTCTTTGCAAATACAACTATTTTATCGTTAAAGGCTGTTTTCGTTTGTATATCATAACCGAAAACGGAAGGGAACAGGTTATTCAGTTCGGACTTGAAAACTGGTGGATAACTGATTATGTCAGCTTTTCATCCGGACAGCCGTCAAAGTTTTACATCCAGGCACTGGAACGCTCGGAAGTGTTGTATTACAGCAAGGAAAAAGAAGAAGAACTGTTTCTCCGGGTTCCTAAAATAGAGAGCTATTTCCGTAAAAACCTGGAAAGAGCCTATACCGCTTCTTTAATCCGGATCCAGTATATATTTGCTTTATCGGGAGAAGAACGTTACTCCCAGTTCGCCAAACTGTATCCGGGCTTTATCCAGCGCGTACCGCAATACATGCTGGCGTCCTTTCTGGGCTTGACACCGGAATACCTGAGTGAAATCCGAAAAAAAAACACAAAATAG
- a CDS encoding DUF4377 domain-containing protein — protein MKLTIASQEADCVGVAPQKCLLIKKENQKDWENLYGGIEGFNYEEGNEYVLEVKEEKIDNPSADAPAMKYVLVKEISKTAKVSEGLPQKAEVAATFQLTIASQQADCTGVAPQKCLLIKKDGQKDWEFWYSGIEGFKYEEGNEYVLEVKEEKIDNPPADASSLKYVLVKEISKQKKTSDNLPKPKK, from the coding sequence ATGAAACTAACAATTGCTTCACAGGAAGCAGATTGTGTTGGAGTAGCCCCTCAAAAATGTCTGTTGATAAAAAAAGAAAATCAGAAAGACTGGGAAAATCTTTATGGCGGAATTGAAGGATTCAACTATGAAGAAGGAAATGAATATGTATTGGAAGTAAAAGAAGAAAAAATCGACAATCCGTCGGCAGATGCACCCGCTATGAAATATGTTTTGGTAAAGGAAATTTCCAAAACAGCTAAAGTATCGGAAGGATTACCGCAAAAAGCCGAAGTGGCGGCAACTTTCCAGCTCACAATCGCTTCGCAACAGGCAGACTGTACCGGAGTAGCCCCACAGAAATGCCTGTTGATCAAAAAAGACGGTCAAAAAGACTGGGAGTTCTGGTACAGCGGTATTGAAGGATTCAAGTATGAAGAAGGAAATGAATATGTGCTGGAAGTAAAAGAAGAAAAAATTGACAATCCGCCGGCAGATGCCTCATCTTTAAAATATGTATTGGTAAAAGAGATTTCCAAACAGAAAAAAACGTCTGATAATCTTCCCAAACCAAAAAAATAA